The Chlorocebus sabaeus isolate Y175 chromosome 16, mChlSab1.0.hap1, whole genome shotgun sequence genome window below encodes:
- the ATP5MC1 gene encoding ATP synthase F(0) complex subunit C1, mitochondrial — MQTTGALLISPALIRCTRGLIRPVSASFLNSPVNSSKQPSYSSFPLQVARREFQTSVVSRDIDTAAKFIGAGAATVGVAGSGAGIGTVFGSLIIGYARNPSLKQQLFSYAILGFALSEAMGLFCLMVAFLILFAM; from the exons ATGCAGACTACCGGGGCATTACTCATTTCTCCAGCTCTG ATCCGCTGTACCAGGGGTCTAATCAGGCCTGTGTCTGCCTCTTTCTTGAATAGCCCAGTGAATTCATCTAAACAG ccTTCCTACAGCAGCTTCCCACTCCAGGTGGCCAgacgggagttccagaccagtgttGTCTCCCGGGACATTGACACAGCAGCCAAGTTTATTGGTGCTGGGGCAGCCACAGTTGGTGTGGCTGGTTCAGGGGCTGGCATTGGAACGGTGTTTGGCAGCTTGATCATTGGCTATGCCAG GAACCCATCTCTCAAGCAGCAGCTCTTCTCCTATGCCATTCTGGGCTTTGCCCTGTCTGAGGCCATGGGGCTCTTCTGTTTGATGGTCGCCTTCCTCATCCTCTTCGCCATGTGA